A segment of the Hallerella succinigenes genome:
AAAGCAAAGCCTTCCTTGCCCTGCTTCATTTCGCGATCGTTGACGATATCGAGCATTTCGAGGAAAGACATATCCGGGGAAATGCCGTCGATTTTTACAGTTTCAAATTGACCTTTGGTCTTGGCATTCGGCTGACGCCAGATTTTCAAAGTCAGATGCATATTTCCGCTCATTATTTGTAACTCCGGGTCACGAGGTGAACATTATCGAATGTGAGAGGTTCCTTGGAGAGTTCCGGCGCCTGTCCGTCACCCTTGTATTCCCAAGCACCGACATAGCAGAAGTTTTCGTCGTCGCGCATCGCTTCGCCTTCTGCAGTCTGATGTTCTTCACGGAAATGACCACCGCAGGATTCTTCACGGTGCAAAGCGTCGCGTGCGAGGAGTTCCGCGAATTCGAGGAAGTCTGCCACGTGGTTTGCATTTTCGAGATTCTGGTTGAAGTCACCTTCGCTACCGAGCACGTTCGCATTGTTCCAGAATTCGTCACGGATTTCCGGAATGCGTTCGAGAGCCTTTTCAAGACCTGCCTTGTTACGGCCCATGCCGACGTAATCCCACATCACCTGACCGAGTTCACGGTGAATGTCGGAAACGTTGCGCTTACCGTGGATGTTCAAGATCTTGTTCAAGCGTTCCATCGTCTGAGCTTCCGCAGCCTTGAACGCCGGATCCGAAGCAGAAACCTTTTCAAGCTTCGTGCCTGCGAAGTAACCGCCGATGGTGTACGGAATCACGAAGTAACCATCGGAAAGGCCCTGCATCAAAGCAGAAGCGCCAAGACGGTTAGCACCGTGGTCAGAGAAATTCGCTTCACCGAGAACGAAGCAGCCCGGGATCGTGCTCATCAAGTTGTAGTCTACCCAGAGACCACCCATGGTATAGTGGCTAGCCGGGTAAATGCGCATCGGAACCTTGTACGGGTCTTCGTCGGTAATCTTTTCATACATCTGGAAGAGGTTACCATACTTGGCAGAAACGCCCGACACGCCCATGCGCTTAATAGCATCAGCAAAGTCGAGGTAAACGGCACGCTTCGTTGCACCCACACCCATGCCTTGGTCGCAGACCATCTTTGCATTGCGGGAAGCCACGTCACGCGGCACCAAGTTACCAAAGGACGGATAACGTTCTTCGAGGTAGTAGTAACGTTCGTCTTCCGGAATTTCGTTAGCCGGGCGGGTATCGCCGACCTTTTTCGGAACCCAAATACGACCGTCGTTACGGAGAGATTCACTCATCAACGTGAGTTTCGACTGGTGATCGCCGGTAACCGGAATGCAAGTCGGGTGAATCTGCGTGTAGCACGGGTTTGCAAAGAGCGCACCCTTCTTATAAGCCTGCCAAGCCGGGCTCACGTTACAGCCCTTTGCGTTGGTAGAAAGGTAGAAGACGTTGCCGTAGCCACCCGTTGCAAGGCAGACTGCATCAGCTTCATAGCTTTCAAGAGCACCGGTAATGAGGTTACGCACCACGATACCGCGAGCCTTACCGTCAATGACGACGAGGTCCTGCATATCGCGACGCGGGAACAGCTTCACAGAACCCTTAGCGACCTGGCGCATCATCGCCTGGTAAGCGCCGAGAAGGAGCTGCTGACCGGTCTGGCCTCGTGCATAGAACGTACGGGAAACCTGAGTACCACCGAAGGAACGGTTAGCAAGAAGTCCACCGTAGTCACGGCCGAACGGAACGCCCTGAGCCACGCACTGGTCAATAATCAAATTCGAGTTTTCAGCGAGACGATGCACGTTCGCTTCACGTGCGCGGAAGTCACCGCCCTTCACGGTATCGTAGAAGAGACGATAAACGGAGTCGCCGTCGTTCGTATAGTTCTTGGCTGCGTTGATACCGCCCTGTGCTGCAATGGAGTGTGCACGACGTGGCGAGTCTTGATAGCAGAACGCAAGAACGTTGTAGCCAAGTTCACCGAGGGAGGCTGCGGCACTTGCACCAGCAAGACCCGTACCGACGACGATGACCTTGAATTTACGCTTGTTGGTCGGGTTCACGAGTTTGAGTTCAAACTTGTGACGCGTCCATTTTTCGGAGATAGAACCACCAGGAATATGGGCATCCAGAATCATATTAGCGAGCTCCTTCCTTGTTCATGACGTAGGAATACTGGAAACCATCTTCAAGCTTCACGGCGGAAGTCTTCTTGGATTCCTTTTCCTGCATCTGCTGTTGCTTCTGAACTTCAAGCTTCTGCTGGTAGACTTCGCTACGAGCCACTTCACGCATCTTCTTGACTTCATCGGTGTTAGCGATGTAGCAAGAGAAAGCGGCTTCGAAAGCGAAACCGAGCGCCACGATTACGCTGTAGACAACGCCTGCGAGGTCGATAATCGGAGTCCACTTCTGGTGAGCGACACCCATCGTCTGGAATGCAGAAGAAATCGCGTGGAACAAGTGCATGCCGATAACAAACATGCTGATCAAATAGAAGACGGTCCAGAACGGACTTGCGAACATGTCGATCGTCGTGAGCCACATGTCACGAATGATCATGCCTTTTTCATTTTCGTACAGGTAGTGAACGCCGAACTTGAGAACCATCAAATGCTGGATCACGAAGCCGAGAACGAAAATGCCGGACCAAATCATGGTGAAGCTTGCGAAAGTCTTGTGACCCTTGCGAGCGTTCACTTCATAAGCTTCAGGACCGCGAGCCTTGCGGTTTTCAATCTTCAGCTTAATAGCGAGGCCGACGTGAATGATGAACAGAGCCACAAGTCCGAGTTCGATGAAATAAATCATCGGCTTCATTCCCGTGAGCAACTGCGTGTAAGCGTTGTAGTGGGCCTGCGCGACAGATTGGTCCAAGTTGATAAGTTGCAAGTTACCAACCATGTGTCCAAAGATGAACAGCGCAAGGCATGCACCGCTAGCACCCATGATCTGCTTCTTACCGATAGAAGAAGTCAGATACTTGATTATCCATTGCATGTGGTTTTGTCTCCTTAAGTGTGAATATTAGCCGAGAACGGTGCAAGCCTTGTTGGAAGCCGCTTCGTACTCATAAAGATCTTCTTTCTTGAACCAGAAAGCCACTTCGCGTTCAGCGCTTGCCGGGCTATCGGAACTGTGGACGACATTTTCGGTCATCGACGGGGCAAAGTCGTAACGGAGCGTACCCGGTTCAGCCTTGGCCGGATTGGTAGCGCCGTTGATTGCGCGGACAGCCGCAATTGCGTTTTCACCAGCGAGAGCGATCATGACCGAAGGTCCCTTGGTCATGTACGCTTCGAGTTCCGGAAAGAACGGCTTGTTCACGTGTTCTGCATAAAAACCGCGGGCTTCTTCAGAAGTCATCTGGTGCAACTTGAGACCGACAACCGAGAGACGAGCGCTCGTGTAGCGATCCAAAATGCGACCGATAAGACCTGACTTCACGCCATTCGGCTTGATCATAGCAAATGTCATTTCCATAATATTATACCGCCTTGAAAGGTTGTCCAAATATAATTATTTCGTCTTTTATTCCTGCTCGGAAATCTTCCGATTCAATTCTTCCGACAGTTTTCCGCCGCTTTGGATGTCTTTAATAAGCCATTCCACCGACTCACGGAGGTCACTTTTCGGGTATTTTTCCATAAATTGAGTCAAAACAGCGAGAGCAGCGGTGTCCTTCTTCAAATTTTCACGCAGCTGGAAGCCACGGGCGAACATCGCCTTTTCCGCGAACGGAGATTCGGGCCACATCGCGAGGAAGGCCGCATATTCCTTTTCGGATTCCACAAATTTTCCGCGTTCCGCATCGAGCTTCGCAAGTTCGAGGATCGAACGGGCATACAAGGAGTCTTCTTCATCGACCGAAAGATCCTTGATGCGTTCCCACGTGAGCCATGCACCAGAAAGGTTCCTGTTCGCATACATGGAATCTGCACGAGCTTGCAAATCCTCTGTCGAGAAGAGGTCTTCTCGCGGCAGGTAAAACTTGTCGATGACCGAAACCGGATGCTTCTTGAAGGCTTCCCTTCTAAAGCGTTCAAACCAGCTGCGGGCAAAGCCTGCCGCCGCACCCTTGTAAACGAGTACCTTGATTGAATCCAAGTTTTCCGTTTTCGGAAGCTTATCCTGTTCACGGTAATATTCGTACAGGAAAGCCTTGTCCGGTGTCTGAGCAAAAACGCCCATGTCGCCGGAGACCTGTTCCAAAGTCGCATTCGGGAAAATTGCCGCGCCATACTTTGCAAAAACTGTCTTCAAAGAATCTTCCGGAGTAAAGAAGCCATTCTTCGCAAGCGAGTCAGAGAAAGCCTTTCGGTAGAAAGACATCTTGGCCATGAGCTGCAACTTGTTGAAGAGATCCGTCTTGTCGAGACCTGCGTCACGAGCCGCCAAGGCTTTGAGCTTCCACGTCGAAATCATCTGTACGCGGCGACGGCGCGGATACTGCGGACGAAGACGCTCCGGAAGTTCCAGATACAAGCCTCGCACATCCTTTTCGGTAACGAACGGCTTGCCGTCGATTGTCGCAAGCACATAGTTCGAATCCAGCGGGAGATCCTTACCGCCCGAAATTTTGCTTTCGATTTCCAAGGTAACGCTGTCGAGAGGCGCGCCATTGAATTCCGCAGCATGTGCGTCGTAATACTTTTGCACTTCCGGATATCGGATCGGTTCCAAGCGATACTTGTAACGCGCCTGTAACAGGCTGTCGCCACTATGCCCCGCCATCAGGTTCTTGAATTCCATCACGAAGCGTTCCGCAATGACCGAGTCGCGGCCTTCTTCCGGCAAAACGTCCGGTGCGCGGCGCAGCAGAACCTTCAAGGCGACAGAAGTCGACGGCCCTTGGATGAGGCGAACTTCACCGACCGCCAAGGAATCCTTGCCAAAGAGAATTTCACGGACGGAATCTACGGCCATAACCCCTTCACGCGAATTCGAAAGAAGGGTTTCACGCTTCAAGCCTTGGATATCCGCAAGTGGAACCTTACGAGAATCCAAGTCCGCAAAAGCTTTGTTCACAAGAGCCGTATCAGCGGATACCACGTAGGCAAGTTCCACCTTGGAAATCGTCTGGGCATCGAGAAGTCTTTTGGTATAGCCTTGGAGCGTTCCGGAGTTTTCCTTCAGATACAGCTGCATCGCCACATTTTCGCGGCAATCGCTCAGACGATTGCAAGAATCCTTGGCGAACAAAGCCTTATTCTTGTCAAAATATTCCTGCAGAGCCGCATCCGTATGGCAAAGGTTCTGGGAGACGTAGAATTCGTCAAAGGCACGCATCAAGAAGCGATCCTGCAAATTCACCATCGTCTGCTGGATGTTCGGGTTTTCTTCCCCCACAAGCTTCTTCGCTTCTTGGTAGATCATGCGGGCTTCGATGATATTTTCAAGAGCCGCCTTTTCCTGACCCGGTTCCGCAAAAGAACGGGAAGCCCGCTTCAAAAAATCCACATCGGACTGGTAAATTTTTTCCGCACCCACCTGAGCGACAATCTTATCCGCAGGCTTGGACTGGCATCCAAACAACGCGCAAAGGCTCAACGCAGAGCCGACAGACGCAAGTATTCTAAACGTTTTCATCAAAGAAAAGCTCCAAAAGGTCTAACAAATTAATTCAGGGAAGCAAGTGCTTCTTCCAAGGTCCTGTGGATTTCCAACAGCTGGTCCGCACCGATGATTTCGATGATTTCCAGAACGTTTTCGTTCACGTTCGCCACTTTGAAAACGCCGCCAACGCCTTTCACCTTCTTGTTTACAAAAAGGAGTGCGCCAAGACCCGTACTGTTGATGTAGCGCAAACGGGAAAAATCCGCGACAAGAGTCGTCACTTCACCGTCCAAGAGTTCGACGATCCGATTGGACGTCGCCTCGGCATTGGTGGAATCCAAATCGCCGACGAAGCGCAACAGGCGTGCCTTAGGACAATTTTCAATGGTTTCAATGCTCAAGAGTTCTGGATTTTCACTCATTTTCCCTCGCGTATCCTGACAATGTCGACTTCCACGCGGCGCGGTTCTACGCGGTAACGCATTTCAGACGACAGTTTTTTTACAAGTACAATTCCGCGGCCTCTTACCGAGTCCGGGTTCATTTTGGGATGTTCATACTTTTCAATCAAAGCCTTTTGAGCTTCATCGGAAAGTTCTTCACACTGGTTCGCCACCGTCAAATTGATTTTCAACTTGTCGAATTTCATCTTCAGTTCAAAGACGCCATCAACCGGCTTACCATGTTCAATTGCGTTATTCGCCAGTTCATCGACAATCGATTCCATGATGAAGGCGTCTTTTTTCCCGTAGCCCTTGCTACGCAAAATTCCCTCGATTAAACGGCGAGTCGGCGGAACGACTGAAGTATTTGCGGGCAAAACCAAATTCACTTCTCGCGAAGCGCCTTTGTATTCCCAACGGAAATGGTCCACGTATGCCTGCAGATTGCGGAATGCCGGAATCACTAGGTCCACGCCCATGAGCTTGAGCTTTTCGGCAAGGCGCGCATGAGCGGAAAAAACGGAAATGCTCCCTAAACGCGCAACGACCCGGGACCGCAGTCCCATAATCGCTCCGACAGCAGGCGAGCTTAAAAAGTTGACTTCGGAAAGGTCCACAGCCCAGTGCAGGGCGCCTTTCCCATAGTATTCGTCCACTAGAGCGGTAATTTGCGGAATTTCATTCAATCCGATATCACCGCTCAGTTTGAGCAGCGTGACTTCGGGCTCTTCGGCTAAGGGCTTTACAACAACTTGATTCATGCGACGGGGATTTCCCTTTTGGCAACCGGTTGATGGTCAGCGCCCAAAACGACAATCGAAATCGTCGTCGGTTCTGCCGAAATTTCAAGCGAAAAACAAGAATCCTTCCACGCAGAGAGTTCCTGTTCAAACAATTGTTCAGTTTCCTTTTCCACACAAGCTAACGCCGCTTCAGAGACGTCCAAAGCGGACGCATAGTCCTCGACGGATTTTTTCAGAGTCGGGAAAAAATCCTCATCGGCAGAAACAGCTAGGTGAATGGTTCGAATACCTTCCATACACCCCCAATATATATAGTTTTCTAGTTATATTGCAATATGTGAAACGGTTAAAGCCCGCTGTCGCCATTGGCATTTTCGCCATATTCGTAGGTTGCCTTGTGGCTTTAGCCTGGTTTGGACGCTATTATCTTAGTCTATATCTGAACACTTCCCACACCTACGGGGTCGTCCAAGTCCACTTCCAAGGGCATTCTTCGGGCGGTCTTTTGGACCACCGGTGGAATTCTATCCGGGTAGAAGGCCCTGGTTTTGACGTTGCTGTGCAAAAACCGCAGGTCAAAGCCCATATTATGCTTTCGCCCACAGAAGACTTTATCCATGTCGATATGGATACGGTGAAAGCAAAGATCCAGCCGTCCCAGTTCCCCAAATCCGAAAACGACACAGCGGCGTTCGCCATCCCGGATTTTCGCATTCCGCTGGACGCACGCGTAAGAATCGGCCACGTGCAAGCCGATGTGGATTCCGTCGGCAGTTGGAGCGTCGATTCCCTCAAGGTCAAACCTCTCGGCAACCGTGCGGCACAGCTTTCCTTCCAAGAAGCTCAAGGGGATTATTTGGAAAGGAAGATTTCGGGCAAGGTAATTCTCTCTTGGCAGGGCGAGTTCCTTTCGGCAAATGTCAAAGCGATTACCGAAGATAACGATAGCGTCACCGTCGCCCTCAACGCCCCGCAGAACTCCCTCAGCGATATTTCGGGAACGGCCGAGCTTCACGTCAAAAATCCGAAGAAGCTCGTCAAAGGCGCGATTCCAAAAAGCGTTTCTATCAAAGACATCCATGTGAACGCTTCGTTTAGCGCAAATACGGAAAAGAAGAAGTTTTCTTACGACGCTCGTCTCCGTACAAAGCTTGGCGCCTTTTGGCCATTGCCCGCCTTGAACGCGGACCTGCGGGTGCA
Coding sequences within it:
- a CDS encoding fumarate reductase/succinate dehydrogenase flavoprotein subunit — translated: MILDAHIPGGSISEKWTRHKFELKLVNPTNKRKFKVIVVGTGLAGASAAASLGELGYNVLAFCYQDSPRRAHSIAAQGGINAAKNYTNDGDSVYRLFYDTVKGGDFRAREANVHRLAENSNLIIDQCVAQGVPFGRDYGGLLANRSFGGTQVSRTFYARGQTGQQLLLGAYQAMMRQVAKGSVKLFPRRDMQDLVVIDGKARGIVVRNLITGALESYEADAVCLATGGYGNVFYLSTNAKGCNVSPAWQAYKKGALFANPCYTQIHPTCIPVTGDHQSKLTLMSESLRNDGRIWVPKKVGDTRPANEIPEDERYYYLEERYPSFGNLVPRDVASRNAKMVCDQGMGVGATKRAVYLDFADAIKRMGVSGVSAKYGNLFQMYEKITDEDPYKVPMRIYPASHYTMGGLWVDYNLMSTIPGCFVLGEANFSDHGANRLGASALMQGLSDGYFVIPYTIGGYFAGTKLEKVSASDPAFKAAEAQTMERLNKILNIHGKRNVSDIHRELGQVMWDYVGMGRNKAGLEKALERIPEIRDEFWNNANVLGSEGDFNQNLENANHVADFLEFAELLARDALHREESCGGHFREEHQTAEGEAMRDDENFCYVGAWEYKGDGQAPELSKEPLTFDNVHLVTRSYK
- a CDS encoding succinate dehydrogenase cytochrome b subunit; translation: MQWIIKYLTSSIGKKQIMGASGACLALFIFGHMVGNLQLINLDQSVAQAHYNAYTQLLTGMKPMIYFIELGLVALFIIHVGLAIKLKIENRKARGPEAYEVNARKGHKTFASFTMIWSGIFVLGFVIQHLMVLKFGVHYLYENEKGMIIRDMWLTTIDMFASPFWTVFYLISMFVIGMHLFHAISSAFQTMGVAHQKWTPIIDLAGVVYSVIVALGFAFEAAFSCYIANTDEVKKMREVARSEVYQQKLEVQKQQQMQEKESKKTSAVKLEDGFQYSYVMNKEGAR
- the ndk gene encoding nucleoside-diphosphate kinase yields the protein MEMTFAMIKPNGVKSGLIGRILDRYTSARLSVVGLKLHQMTSEEARGFYAEHVNKPFFPELEAYMTKGPSVMIALAGENAIAAVRAINGATNPAKAEPGTLRYDFAPSMTENVVHSSDSPASAEREVAFWFKKEDLYEYEAASNKACTVLG
- a CDS encoding STAS domain-containing protein, which translates into the protein MSENPELLSIETIENCPKARLLRFVGDLDSTNAEATSNRIVELLDGEVTTLVADFSRLRYINSTGLGALLFVNKKVKGVGGVFKVANVNENVLEIIEIIGADQLLEIHRTLEEALASLN
- a CDS encoding ATP-binding protein, translated to MNQVVVKPLAEEPEVTLLKLSGDIGLNEIPQITALVDEYYGKGALHWAVDLSEVNFLSSPAVGAIMGLRSRVVARLGSISVFSAHARLAEKLKLMGVDLVIPAFRNLQAYVDHFRWEYKGASREVNLVLPANTSVVPPTRRLIEGILRSKGYGKKDAFIMESIVDELANNAIEHGKPVDGVFELKMKFDKLKINLTVANQCEELSDEAQKALIEKYEHPKMNPDSVRGRGIVLVKKLSSEMRYRVEPRRVEVDIVRIREGK